Within Chloroflexota bacterium, the genomic segment TTGGCCCCATAGGCAAGCCCCGTCGTGGTCCCAAAGACCTGGTCGCCAGCCTTGAAGCCCTGCACCTTTCGGCCCGTCTCCTCGATGACGCCCGCCAGTTCGACCCCGGGTATCTTCATCCTTCGCATGCCAAACAATCGCAAAGGGACGAGCACCAAAGGATGGAGCCTTCGAAGGACGACATCCCCTCTCGTCACGGTCGCAGCGCACACCCGCACCAGCACCTCATCGCCTCTGGGCGCAGGCTTTCGCACCTCTTGGAGGCGCAGAACGTCAGGAGGACCGTGTTTTGAGCATACTATCGCCTTCATGAGCGGCAGGCCTTTCTCCAACTCGCACTCGCTCTGCTAATACCTAGCGGAGGTGCCGCCATCGATGACGATATGGGCGCCGCTGACGTATGAGGAATCATTGGAGACGAGAAAGAGGGCCAGCTTGGCCACATCCTCGGGCGTGCCGATGCGCCGGAGGGGAAGCCGTGCGGCCATCTGGGCGCGCCGTTCGCCCACAACGCCCGACTTCTCCAGCATAGGCGTATCGATGGGGCCCGGACAGATGGCATTGACACGGATATTCTTCGGCCCCAGCTCCGTCGCCAGCTCCTTGGTGAGGCCGATCTCGCCGTGCTTGGATGAGACGTAGGTCATGAGGCCGTTGGTGCCTGTGAGCCCTAGGCTGGAGGCGACGTTCACGATGACGCCGCCGCCCGCCTTCTCGATCTCCGGCACGCCATGCTTGCAGCAGAGGAAGGTGCCGGTCAGGTTCACATCAACCACTCTGCGCCAGCCCGGCAGGTCCTGGTTGGTGATGAAATCGGCACCCTGGCGGAAGGTGCCGGCGTTGTTGTAGAGGATCGTCAGTTTCCCAAAACGCTCCACCGTCCGCTCCACCAGCCGCTTCACCTGAGGCTCCTTCGTCACGTCACACTTCACCGCGAAGGCCTTCCCCTTGTTTTTGCGGATCATCGCCACCGTCTCGCGCGCCCCCGCCATATTGATATCCGCAACCGCCACCTTCGCACCCTCCTGGGCGAACAGGATCGAAACGGCGCGCCCCTGCCCCGAGGCCGCTCCCGTTACGATCGCCACTTGTCCCGCAAGTTTCATACCGCCTCCTGCATCGCGCTCAAAACGGCGGGATGGTAACAACATCCCACACTCCCGTCAACGACACGTCAACTCACCTGCCTGTCCAATTCCCCTCTCCATTCCGTTTAGTGTCCTCAGTGGTTTCGGTGGATC encodes:
- a CDS encoding glucose 1-dehydrogenase — encoded protein: MLLPSRRFERDAGGGMKLAGQVAIVTGAASGQGRAVSILFAQEGAKVAVADINMAGARETVAMIRKNKGKAFAVKCDVTKEPQVKRLVERTVERFGKLTILYNNAGTFRQGADFITNQDLPGWRRVVDVNLTGTFLCCKHGVPEIEKAGGGVIVNVASSLGLTGTNGLMTYVSSKHGEIGLTKELATELGPKNIRVNAICPGPIDTPMLEKSGVVGERRAQMAARLPLRRIGTPEDVAKLALFLVSNDSSYVSGAHIVIDGGTSARY